One Rosa chinensis cultivar Old Blush chromosome 3, RchiOBHm-V2, whole genome shotgun sequence DNA window includes the following coding sequences:
- the LOC112194463 gene encoding uncharacterized protein LOC112194463, producing MGGDVEQLVNDFGIQFLHSTPYYAQSNGQGEASNKIIITLLKKMLVKNPRQWHETLYETLRAYRTSKQTPIATTPYALMFGHDAEHEDLSGQRLEAFDNLVMEKQRIAHAYDKRTRGRSYKEGELVWKAVLPFGEKLTRRGKWTPRWEGPFVIYRILERGAFHLKDLDGDLHCNPING from the exons ATGGGCGGTGATGTGGAGCAGCTCGTCAACGACTTCGGCATCCAGTTTCTCCACAGCACACCTTATTATGCCCAGTCTAATGGTCAGGGagaggccagtaacaagattatcaTTACCCTACTGAAGAAGATGCTTGTGAAAAACCCTCGCCAATGGCATGAGACATTGTATGAAACATTGCGGGCCTATCgcacttcaaaacaaactcctatTGCCACAACGCCCTATGCACTCATGTTTGGTCACGACGCG gagcacgaagacCTTAGCGGACAACGGTTAGAGGCTTTCGACAACTTAGTGATGGAGAAGCAACGCATCGCTCACGCCTATGATAAGAGAACTCGTGGCCGCAGTTACAAAGAGGGCGAGCTCGTTTGGAAGGCAGTTCTTCCATTTGGTGAGAAGTTGACCCGTCGTGGTAAATGGACCCCACGCTGGGAAGGGCCCTTTGTGATTTATAGAATTCTGGAACGtggggcttttcacctcaaagatttGGATGGCGACCTCCACTGCAACCCTATCAATGGCTGA